The following coding sequences lie in one Canis lupus familiaris isolate Mischka breed German Shepherd unplaced genomic scaffold, alternate assembly UU_Cfam_GSD_1.0 chrUn_S2266H2466, whole genome shotgun sequence genomic window:
- the LOC119879078 gene encoding MARCKS-related protein → MGSQSSKAPRGDVTAEEAAGASPAKANGQENGHVKSNGDLSPKGEGESPPVNGTEEAAGATGDAIEPAPPSQGAEVKGDAPAKETPKKKKKFSFKKPFKLSGLSFKRNRKEGGGDSSASSPTEEEQEQGEIGACGEEGTAQEGKAAATPESQEPQAKGAEASAASKGGDTEEEAGPQAAEPSTPSGPESGPTPAGEQNE, encoded by the exons ATGGGCAGCCAGAGCTCCAAGGCTCCCCGGGGCGACGTGACCGCCGAGGAGGCAGCAGGCGCTTCCCCTGCTAAGGCCAACGGACAG GAGAATGGCCACGTGAAAAGCAATGGAGACTTATCCCCCAAGGGTGAAGGGGAGTCGCCCCCCGTGAACGGAACAGAGGAGGCAGCCGGGGCCACTGGCGATGCCATCGAGCCAGCACCCCCTAGCCAGGGCGCTGAGGTCAAGGGGGATGCCCCCGCCAAGGAGACccccaagaagaagaagaaattctctTTCAAGAAGCCTTTCAAATTGAGTGGTCTGTCCTTCAAGAGAAATcggaaggagggtgggggtgattcctctgcctcctcacccacagaggaagagcaggagcagggcgaGATCGGTGCCTGCGGCGAGGAAGGCACAGCCCAGGAAGGGAAGGCTGCCGCCACCCCTgagagccaggagccccaggccaAGGGGGCAGAGGCTAGTGCTGCCTCCAAGGGAGGAGACACAGAAGAAGAGGCAGGGCCCCAGGCTGCAGAGCCGTCCACTCCCTCGGGGCCGGAGAGTGGCCCTACACCTGCCGGCGAGCAGAATGAGTag